The Sporosarcina ureae genome includes a region encoding these proteins:
- a CDS encoding cytochrome c oxidase subunit I: MSSVAQKSGFGATLWDWLTTVDHKKIGILYLLGGLFFFVLGGIEAMIIRLQLITPNNDLVSAGLFNDLITMHGTTMIFLAAMPILFGFMNAIMPLQIGARDVAFPFINSLGFWMFAFGGLFLNISWLFGEVPDAGWTSYASLSLHSPGHGVDFYAIGLQIAGGGTLMAGINFLVTIINMRAPGMTYMRMPLFTWTTFVASAMILFAFPPLTVGLFFLTFDRMFGGNFFDHTMGGNTIIWEHIFWIFGHPEVYILILPAFGIFSEVFSVFARKRLFGYTAMVFATVLIGFLGFMVWAHHMFTVGLGPTANAIFAVATMAIAVPTGVKIFNWLLTMWGGSIKVTTPMLYALGFIPSFVMGGVTGVMQGAAPLDYQLHDSYFIVAHFHYVIVGGVVLGIFAGLHYWWPKMFGTMLNELLGKITFVFFFVGFHMTFLIQHWLGFWGMPRRVWTFMDGQGWNIANLVSTIGALLMAIGFTVMVINIIMTTIKNEPVGNDPWGDGRTLEWAIPSPPPFYNFPATPLVRGLDTLWIEKMEGSKEMITPAEPITDIHMPNGSIIPMLMTLGLFIAGFGAMFHQETSWGLGVLIFGLAFTFVAMAARSLKDDLGYYVTKEQILQDQENSKRGRN; the protein is encoded by the coding sequence GTGAGTTCAGTTGCTCAAAAAAGTGGCTTTGGCGCAACGCTATGGGATTGGCTGACAACAGTCGACCATAAGAAGATCGGAATTCTGTATCTCCTCGGGGGATTATTCTTCTTCGTTCTAGGTGGTATTGAAGCGATGATCATTCGTCTTCAATTGATTACACCAAACAACGATCTCGTAAGCGCAGGGCTTTTTAATGACTTAATTACAATGCACGGAACGACCATGATTTTCTTGGCAGCCATGCCGATTCTCTTTGGTTTTATGAACGCGATCATGCCGCTTCAAATTGGAGCACGTGACGTAGCGTTCCCATTCATCAACTCATTAGGTTTTTGGATGTTCGCATTTGGTGGTTTATTCCTTAACATCTCTTGGTTATTCGGTGAAGTTCCAGATGCTGGATGGACATCTTATGCATCGTTATCACTTCACTCTCCAGGACATGGCGTTGATTTCTATGCAATCGGTTTACAAATCGCGGGTGGCGGTACGTTAATGGCAGGGATTAACTTCCTAGTAACGATCATTAACATGCGTGCGCCAGGGATGACGTATATGCGTATGCCTTTGTTTACATGGACTACGTTTGTTGCGTCTGCGATGATCTTGTTCGCATTCCCTCCGTTGACTGTTGGATTGTTTTTCTTAACGTTTGACCGTATGTTTGGAGGTAACTTCTTTGATCATACGATGGGCGGGAACACGATTATCTGGGAGCATATTTTCTGGATCTTCGGACACCCTGAAGTATATATCTTGATCTTACCAGCATTCGGTATTTTCTCTGAAGTATTCTCTGTATTCGCTCGGAAACGTCTATTCGGTTACACAGCGATGGTATTCGCAACAGTGCTAATCGGTTTCCTAGGATTCATGGTATGGGCTCACCATATGTTTACAGTTGGTCTTGGACCGACAGCGAACGCAATATTTGCGGTAGCTACTATGGCGATTGCTGTACCTACAGGTGTAAAAATCTTTAACTGGTTACTGACAATGTGGGGCGGTAGTATTAAAGTTACGACTCCAATGCTTTATGCTTTAGGTTTTATTCCTTCATTCGTAATGGGTGGAGTAACAGGTGTAATGCAAGGGGCAGCACCACTTGATTACCAGTTACACGATTCTTATTTCATCGTAGCTCACTTCCACTACGTAATTGTGGGTGGGGTAGTATTAGGTATTTTTGCAGGCCTTCACTATTGGTGGCCAAAAATGTTCGGTACAATGTTGAATGAGTTATTAGGTAAAATTACTTTCGTATTCTTCTTTGTCGGTTTCCACATGACATTCCTAATTCAGCACTGGTTAGGTTTCTGGGGAATGCCACGTCGTGTTTGGACGTTTATGGATGGACAAGGTTGGAACATTGCGAACTTAGTAAGTACAATCGGTGCACTATTGATGGCAATTGGCTTTACAGTTATGGTGATCAACATCATTATGACAACTATTAAAAATGAGCCTGTTGGCAATGACCCTTGGGGCGACGGACGTACGCTTGAATGGGCAATTCCATCACCACCACCTTTCTATAACTTCCCAGCAACTCCTTTAGTTCGTGGTTTGGATACTTTATGGATTGAGAAGATGGAAGGTAGTAAGGAAATGATTACACCAGCTGAACCAATTACGGACATTCATATGCCGAATGGTTCAATCATCCCAATGTTGATGACGCTTGGATTATTCATTGCTGGATTCGGTGCAATGTTCCATCAAGAAACTTCATGGGGATTAGGAGTATTGATCTTCGGTCTTGCATTCACATTCGTTGCAATGGCAGCTCGTTCATTAAAAGATGATCTAGGTTACTATGTAACAAAAGAACAAATCTTACAAGATCAAGAAAATAGTAAAAGGGGGCGTAACTAA
- the pyc gene encoding pyruvate carboxylase, with the protein MVERREIRKVLVANRGEIAIRVFRACTELGIATVGIYSAEDRASLHRYKSDQSFMVGEGKKPIDAYLDIEGIIDIAKKADVDAIHPGYGFLAENAQFAARLEEEGIIFIGPTSGHLEMFGDKVKAREQAILADIPVIPGSDGPVTSVEEVAAFGEQHGYPIIIKASLGGGGRGMRIVESPEEVQEAYNRAKSEAKSAFGSDEVYVEKYITNPKHIEVQILGDTYGEIVHLYERDCSIQRRHQKVVEIAPSISLTEELRHEICNAAVKLSKNVSYINAGTVEFLVADDSFYFIEVNPRIQVEHTITEMITGIDIVQSQVLIAAGEALHSEPINIPKQQDIPLFGFAIQSRVTTEDPLNDFMPDTGKVMVYRSSGGFGVRLDTGNAYQGSVISPYYDSLLVKVSTWAPTFRDAASKMHRNLKEFRIRGIKTNIPFLENVVCHENFLSGNYNTSFIDETPELFTFAKKQDRGTKALSYLGNVTINGFPGIDDATRPVLHPVRIPKIDYNSPIPKGTKQILDEQGADGLVEWVLKQDDVLLTDTTFRDAHQSLLATRMRTKELTQIATESAHLLPDLFSFEMWGGATFDVAYRFLKESPWDRLEKLRKQVPNVLFQMLFRGANAVGYTNYPDNVIREFIKESAASGIDVFRIFDSLNWIKGMEVAIDETRSTGKIAEATICYTGDILDDNRAKYTVNYYKEMAKELESVGAHMLAIKDMAGLLKPEAAYRLVSELKASTSLPIHLHTHDTSGNGIYMYAKAIEAGVDIVDTAIGSMAGMTSQPSANSLAYAMQNNERHVRANTESLEKLSHYWEDVRKYYKPFESGMNSPHSEIYVHEMPGGQYSNLQQQSKAVGLGERWEEVKKMYSRVNFLFGDIVKVTPSSKVVGDMALFMVQNELDEHTVIERGQTIDFPESVIEFFEGSIGQPYGGFPKELQEVVLKGRKAITVRPGELLAPVNFQDVLKKLTEKMDKPATMHDALAYVLYPKVFEEYIKTRKQFDDVSVINTPEFLYGLRLGEEIEIEIEFGKTLIVKLVSIGEPNPDGTRTLYFELNGQSREIIIQDLQVETKGDTKQKADLSNETHIAATMPGTVLQVAVSVGAKVKRGEHLLITEAMKMETTIQAPFAGVVKAIYVGPGDSISSGDLLIELEH; encoded by the coding sequence TTGGTGGAGAGAAGAGAGATTAGGAAAGTACTAGTCGCAAACCGCGGCGAGATTGCAATTCGCGTATTTAGAGCATGTACAGAGTTAGGCATTGCGACAGTTGGTATTTATTCAGCGGAAGATCGTGCCTCGCTACATCGTTACAAATCCGACCAGTCCTTTATGGTGGGGGAAGGCAAGAAGCCGATCGATGCATACTTGGATATTGAAGGAATTATCGACATTGCTAAAAAAGCGGATGTCGATGCGATCCATCCAGGTTACGGTTTTTTAGCAGAGAATGCTCAGTTTGCAGCGCGTCTTGAAGAAGAGGGGATTATTTTTATTGGTCCGACATCAGGCCATTTAGAAATGTTCGGCGATAAAGTAAAGGCTAGAGAACAAGCAATATTGGCTGATATCCCAGTGATTCCGGGTAGTGATGGACCGGTTACCTCCGTAGAAGAAGTGGCGGCATTTGGTGAACAGCATGGCTATCCGATCATTATTAAAGCTTCATTAGGTGGCGGAGGACGAGGCATGCGAATCGTCGAATCACCGGAAGAAGTACAAGAGGCTTATAATCGAGCGAAATCCGAAGCGAAATCTGCATTTGGCTCTGATGAAGTCTATGTAGAAAAATATATTACCAACCCCAAACACATAGAAGTACAAATACTAGGTGATACATATGGAGAGATCGTCCATTTGTACGAACGTGATTGTTCTATTCAGCGTCGCCACCAAAAAGTCGTGGAGATTGCTCCTTCTATTTCACTAACCGAAGAATTACGTCATGAAATATGTAATGCCGCTGTTAAACTATCAAAAAATGTATCCTATATCAATGCGGGTACCGTAGAGTTTCTAGTAGCTGACGATTCTTTCTATTTCATCGAAGTCAATCCGCGTATTCAAGTAGAACACACAATCACTGAAATGATTACAGGAATTGATATCGTACAGTCACAAGTGTTAATCGCGGCAGGTGAAGCGCTTCATTCTGAACCGATCAACATACCGAAGCAACAAGATATTCCGTTATTTGGTTTTGCTATTCAATCACGTGTTACAACGGAAGATCCGTTAAATGATTTCATGCCTGATACAGGCAAAGTAATGGTCTATCGTTCAAGTGGTGGGTTTGGTGTTCGCTTGGATACGGGCAATGCGTATCAAGGTTCTGTTATTAGCCCTTACTACGACTCATTACTAGTAAAAGTTTCAACTTGGGCCCCTACTTTTAGGGACGCTGCAAGCAAAATGCACAGAAATTTGAAGGAATTCAGAATTCGAGGAATTAAAACGAATATACCTTTCCTTGAAAATGTCGTATGTCATGAAAACTTTTTATCGGGTAATTACAACACGAGCTTTATCGATGAAACTCCAGAATTATTTACATTTGCCAAAAAGCAAGATAGAGGAACGAAGGCTTTATCGTATCTTGGAAATGTTACGATTAACGGATTCCCTGGCATAGATGATGCAACACGTCCTGTTTTGCACCCGGTACGTATTCCGAAAATCGATTATAATTCACCGATACCAAAAGGAACGAAACAGATTCTAGATGAGCAAGGTGCAGATGGCTTAGTCGAGTGGGTATTAAAGCAAGACGATGTATTATTGACAGATACGACTTTCCGAGATGCACATCAGTCTTTACTGGCAACGCGTATGAGAACGAAAGAGTTAACACAGATTGCGACAGAAAGTGCGCATCTATTGCCAGATCTCTTCTCATTCGAGATGTGGGGAGGCGCGACATTCGATGTAGCGTATCGCTTCTTGAAAGAAAGTCCGTGGGATCGACTAGAGAAATTACGCAAGCAAGTACCTAATGTCTTGTTCCAAATGCTCTTTAGAGGTGCTAATGCGGTTGGTTATACTAACTACCCTGATAATGTTATCCGTGAATTCATTAAAGAGTCGGCTGCGTCAGGTATCGATGTCTTCCGTATTTTCGACAGCTTGAATTGGATTAAAGGTATGGAAGTAGCAATTGATGAAACACGTTCAACAGGAAAGATTGCAGAAGCAACAATTTGTTATACAGGAGATATTCTGGACGACAATCGTGCCAAATATACGGTCAATTACTACAAAGAGATGGCTAAAGAACTCGAATCAGTTGGAGCTCATATGCTAGCTATCAAAGATATGGCAGGACTGCTAAAACCGGAAGCAGCTTATCGTTTGGTTTCAGAATTGAAAGCGTCAACAAGTCTGCCAATTCATTTGCATACACATGATACAAGCGGAAATGGTATTTATATGTACGCCAAGGCGATAGAAGCTGGAGTAGACATTGTCGATACAGCAATTGGCTCCATGGCGGGTATGACTTCACAACCTTCTGCTAATTCACTTGCGTATGCAATGCAAAACAATGAACGTCATGTACGTGCAAATACAGAGTCATTAGAAAAGTTATCGCATTATTGGGAAGATGTGCGAAAATACTACAAGCCGTTTGAGAGTGGTATGAACAGTCCACATTCAGAAATCTATGTACATGAAATGCCGGGTGGTCAATATTCTAACTTGCAACAGCAGTCTAAAGCTGTTGGGCTTGGAGAGCGCTGGGAAGAAGTGAAGAAAATGTACTCCCGCGTGAATTTCCTCTTTGGAGATATCGTGAAAGTAACACCTTCTTCAAAAGTAGTAGGGGATATGGCGTTGTTCATGGTACAAAATGAATTGGATGAGCATACGGTTATTGAAAGAGGACAAACTATCGATTTCCCAGAATCGGTAATTGAGTTTTTCGAAGGTTCAATTGGTCAGCCGTATGGCGGTTTCCCAAAAGAGCTGCAGGAAGTAGTATTAAAAGGTCGCAAAGCGATCACGGTACGTCCCGGTGAGTTATTGGCGCCAGTTAACTTCCAAGATGTGCTTAAGAAGCTGACTGAAAAAATGGATAAGCCTGCTACTATGCATGATGCGCTAGCTTATGTCCTGTATCCGAAAGTCTTTGAAGAATATATCAAAACAAGAAAACAATTTGATGATGTTTCTGTCATTAATACGCCAGAGTTCTTGTATGGCTTACGTTTAGGTGAAGAAATCGAGATAGAGATTGAGTTCGGAAAAACACTCATCGTTAAATTGGTGTCGATTGGTGAACCCAATCCGGACGGAACACGCACGCTGTATTTCGAATTAAACGGACAGTCACGTGAGATCATTATCCAAGATTTACAAGTGGAAACAAAAGGTGATACAAAGCAAAAAGCGGATCTTTCAAATGAAACGCATATTGCAGCCACTATGCCAGGAACGGTTTTACAAGTTGCAGTATCTGTTGGTGCAAAGGTAAAACGTGGTGAACACTTGCTAATTACAGAGGCTATGAAAATGGAAACAACGATTCAAGCTCCTTTTGCGGGAGTTGTAAAAGCGATATATGTAGGTCCTGGAGATTCGATCTCGTCAGGTGACTTATTAATTGAATTAGAACATTAA
- a CDS encoding DUF420 domain-containing protein, with product MELPLLPTISTFFIILSAILVAIGWNLIRQGKIKAHQKTMIAAAVSAVLFFIIYISRTVFIGNTAFGGPDDLKMYYTVFLVFHIILATTGAIFGVITIHAGLKNRLVRHRKIGPITSVIWFFTAITGVAVYLLLYVFYKGGETTSVFKAILGI from the coding sequence ATGGAATTACCACTATTGCCGACTATCAGTACGTTTTTCATCATTTTATCTGCTATTTTAGTTGCAATTGGTTGGAATTTGATACGCCAGGGTAAGATCAAAGCCCATCAAAAAACCATGATTGCAGCAGCTGTGTCTGCAGTACTGTTTTTTATCATTTATATTTCTAGAACAGTATTTATAGGTAATACAGCTTTTGGTGGACCTGATGACTTGAAAATGTATTACACAGTATTTTTAGTCTTCCACATCATATTAGCAACGACAGGGGCGATATTCGGAGTTATTACGATCCATGCAGGCTTGAAGAACCGTCTTGTACGCCATCGTAAAATCGGTCCTATCACAAGTGTTATCTGGTTCTTCACAGCCATTACAGGGGTCGCTGTATACTTATTGCTGTATGTCTTTTATAAAGGCGGAGAAACTACTTCTGTATTTAAAGCGATTCTTGGTATATAA
- the coxB gene encoding cytochrome c oxidase subunit II — MIKGLKKWRLFSLLAVFALFMAGCGNEEISTFQPAGQVANDQFKLLLLASGIMLLVIIVVVIIYTVALFRFRRSKLGEDHIPEQVEGSHTLELLWTFIPIVLLLILAIPTVHYTYKLGDVKAMEAVDDDGNAENLVVDVTAKLYWWEFEYPDLGIVTAQELVVPTDEKVYFNLIAADVKHSFWIPSVGGKLDTNVENVNKFYLSFEKESEGLKDGVFYGKCAELCGPSHALMDFKVKTLPRDQFDSWVAAMQETAEEPVVANADGEEVFSQSCIGCHAVSGVGESGAQGPNLASFGDRNRVAGFLEHDEENLKDWIRDTQKHKPGNTMPSFSKDQISDEDLDALAEYLMGLKVAK; from the coding sequence ATGATTAAAGGACTCAAAAAGTGGCGTCTCTTTTCTTTACTAGCGGTTTTCGCTTTGTTCATGGCAGGTTGTGGTAATGAAGAAATTTCAACCTTCCAACCAGCAGGACAAGTCGCTAATGACCAGTTCAAATTGTTGCTATTAGCATCAGGAATTATGTTACTGGTTATCATTGTAGTAGTAATTATTTACACTGTTGCATTATTCCGCTTCAGACGTTCGAAGTTGGGTGAAGATCACATACCAGAGCAAGTGGAAGGAAGTCACACACTTGAGCTGCTTTGGACATTCATTCCAATAGTTTTACTTTTGATTCTTGCTATTCCTACCGTTCACTACACGTATAAATTAGGTGATGTGAAAGCAATGGAAGCAGTTGATGATGACGGTAACGCTGAAAACTTAGTAGTAGATGTTACTGCGAAGTTGTATTGGTGGGAGTTCGAATATCCTGATCTAGGTATTGTGACTGCTCAGGAACTAGTTGTACCTACTGATGAAAAAGTTTATTTCAACTTGATTGCAGCAGACGTAAAGCACTCATTCTGGATTCCGTCAGTTGGCGGTAAGCTAGATACGAACGTTGAAAACGTGAATAAATTCTATCTGTCATTTGAGAAAGAATCTGAAGGCTTGAAAGATGGCGTATTCTACGGTAAGTGTGCTGAGCTATGTGGACCTTCTCACGCATTGATGGACTTTAAAGTAAAAACATTACCGAGAGATCAATTTGACAGCTGGGTCGCAGCTATGCAAGAAACAGCAGAAGAACCTGTTGTTGCAAATGCTGACGGCGAAGAGGTCTTCTCTCAAAGCTGTATCGGTTGTCACGCAGTTTCGGGTGTAGGTGAGTCTGGTGCTCAAGGGCCTAACTTGGCTTCATTCGGTGATCGTAATCGTGTAGCAGGTTTCCTTGAACACGATGAAGAGAATCTGAAAGACTGGATTCGTGATACACAGAAACACAAACCTGGCAATACGATGCCTTCATTCAGCAAAGATCAAATTTCTGATGAAGACTTAGATGCATTAGCTGAATACTTGATGGGCTTAAAAGTTGCAAAATAA
- a CDS encoding cytochrome C oxidase subunit IV family protein: MSEVQMIKRSPAEQSLSQRRAKESMRSQVAMFSLMIFLTLISFSMVFAHLNDVAGFSKFFIIPTLFLFAAVQVGLQLYYFMHMNEKGHGIPQMFMFTGAILGFLIPLTFVTIVWW; encoded by the coding sequence ATGTCAGAAGTTCAAATGATTAAAAGATCTCCTGCTGAACAGTCACTGTCTCAACGTCGAGCAAAAGAATCAATGCGCAGCCAAGTTGCGATGTTTTCTTTGATGATTTTCTTAACACTTATATCGTTTTCTATGGTGTTTGCTCATCTTAATGACGTTGCTGGTTTCTCAAAATTCTTTATCATTCCTACATTATTCCTCTTTGCAGCTGTACAAGTTGGTCTTCAACTCTACTACTTCATGCATATGAATGAAAAAGGACATGGCATTCCACAAATGTTTATGTTTACAGGTGCAATATTAGGATTCTTGATCCCACTTACATTTGTAACAATCGTTTGGTGGTAA
- the ctaG gene encoding cytochrome c oxidase assembly factor CtaG translates to MPLSIFGFRALWSPYFLIVLALGIVLYYLITVKWRDRFEGSQPLTKRQAVYFLSSIVLLYIVKGSPMDLIGHILFSVHMAQMAILLLIVAPFFIIGIPNWVWEKLLSFTVFRKVFMILTKPLISLLVFTFMFSMYHYPLILDQVKLSLPLHTIFTITLFLSAIFLWWPVVNTVKGQPQLHGLKKIGYVILSALLITPACSLIIFVDVPVYETYSSGEAWLQAMALCVPSGTLAGLSGLGISGPELFTDMPTLYDQQLGGILMKVIQEIVYVVIIGRIFLSWSQYEKDNADEITRQDLLKRHNLTMHG, encoded by the coding sequence TTGCCGTTAAGTATCTTTGGTTTTAGGGCTTTATGGAGTCCTTATTTTTTAATAGTTCTAGCACTTGGAATCGTTCTATATTACCTCATAACAGTTAAATGGCGGGATCGCTTTGAAGGGTCACAACCGTTGACAAAACGACAAGCTGTTTATTTCTTATCATCCATAGTGTTGCTGTATATTGTCAAAGGTTCACCAATGGATTTAATCGGTCATATTTTATTTTCCGTCCATATGGCTCAAATGGCTATATTGCTTTTGATCGTAGCACCGTTCTTCATCATCGGTATACCGAACTGGGTATGGGAAAAGCTACTATCTTTTACGGTTTTCAGAAAAGTATTCATGATACTGACTAAGCCACTCATTAGTCTGTTAGTGTTTACATTTATGTTCTCGATGTATCACTATCCACTCATACTGGATCAGGTGAAGTTGAGTTTGCCTTTACACACTATTTTCACCATCACACTTTTCCTTTCTGCTATATTTCTCTGGTGGCCAGTAGTGAATACAGTAAAAGGACAGCCGCAATTACATGGTTTGAAAAAAATTGGTTATGTAATATTGAGTGCTCTGCTCATAACACCCGCTTGTTCGTTAATCATCTTCGTAGATGTGCCTGTGTATGAAACATACAGCAGTGGTGAAGCGTGGCTACAAGCGATGGCGCTTTGCGTGCCAAGCGGAACTTTAGCTGGATTGTCAGGCCTTGGCATCTCAGGACCTGAGCTATTCACAGATATGCCTACGCTCTATGATCAGCAATTAGGCGGTATATTGATGAAAGTCATCCAAGAAATTGTTTATGTAGTGATCATTGGACGCATTTTCTTAAGTTGGTCACAGTATGAAAAAGATAATGCGGATGAAATTACTAGACAAGATTTACTTAAACGCCATAATTTAACTATGCATGGCTGA
- the cyoE gene encoding heme o synthase, giving the protein MSNGRTLSTVADPKVETITLWKDFLALIKIGIVNSNLITTFTGLFLAFQFTGKSFLHNFDLLVFAILGTGLIIASSGAMNNLIDRDIDPVMSRTKSRPTVTGRFKAPAVMTLAVTFLVAGEVLLFSASPMAGWLGILGVFAYVVLYSMWSKRKHVSNTVVGSLSGAIPPLIGWAAVDPTLPMGAWALFFIMFIWQPPHFYALAMRRTEEYRAANIPMLPVVKGFERTKKSMLMWVVLLFPLPFLLPQLGTGFIVFATLLNVGWLYLAIKGFKAKEDLKWATGMFVYSLNYMTILFVSMIIFSIFI; this is encoded by the coding sequence ATGTCAAACGGTCGAACGCTTTCGACAGTTGCAGATCCAAAAGTAGAGACAATTACCTTATGGAAAGACTTTTTGGCGCTAATCAAAATAGGAATTGTCAACTCGAATTTGATCACTACGTTCACCGGTCTTTTTTTGGCATTTCAATTCACTGGTAAAAGTTTTCTCCATAACTTCGATCTACTGGTATTTGCGATTCTAGGTACTGGATTGATCATCGCATCTTCAGGCGCTATGAATAACTTGATTGACCGCGATATTGATCCCGTCATGTCGAGAACGAAGTCGAGACCGACAGTAACAGGTAGATTTAAAGCTCCCGCTGTGATGACGTTAGCCGTTACATTCCTAGTGGCTGGAGAAGTATTATTATTCTCTGCTTCACCTATGGCAGGTTGGCTTGGCATCTTGGGTGTATTCGCTTATGTTGTTTTGTATTCCATGTGGTCTAAACGTAAGCACGTGAGCAATACCGTAGTAGGAAGTCTTTCAGGAGCAATTCCACCTCTGATCGGATGGGCAGCTGTTGATCCTACACTGCCAATGGGAGCGTGGGCATTGTTTTTCATTATGTTCATATGGCAACCACCGCACTTCTATGCGTTGGCTATGCGAAGAACAGAAGAGTATCGAGCGGCTAACATTCCGATGTTACCAGTAGTAAAAGGCTTTGAGCGGACGAAAAAGTCGATGCTCATGTGGGTAGTGTTACTATTCCCACTACCTTTCTTGTTACCACAGCTCGGTACCGGATTTATAGTATTTGCAACACTGTTGAATGTTGGATGGCTTTATTTAGCTATTAAAGGATTTAAAGCCAAAGAAGATTTGAAGTGGGCAACGGGGATGTTTGTATATTCTTTAAATTATATGACAATCTTGTTTGTATCCATGATTATTTTCTCTATATTCATCTAA
- a CDS encoding cytochrome c oxidase subunit 3, whose product MDLNTKFTPETWPAHPERATLEAKNKFVGFWLFLGGETILFATLFATYMALKNKGPSGFGFTTQELYTLPLVFVMTMLLLTSSLTSVYAMYHLKSFNFKKMQLWLGLTALLGLGFLMLEVYEFSHYVQEGFTFSNSAFSSSFFTLVGTHGFHVAVGLVWVTLLIFRNSKRGLNLYNATKYYTFSLYWHFIDVVWVFIFTVVYLMGVVG is encoded by the coding sequence ATGGATTTGAATACAAAATTCACCCCTGAAACATGGCCCGCTCATCCTGAGAGAGCTACTTTGGAAGCAAAGAATAAATTTGTTGGTTTCTGGCTATTCCTTGGTGGAGAGACTATTCTCTTCGCTACGCTGTTCGCAACGTATATGGCTTTGAAAAACAAAGGTCCAAGTGGCTTTGGTTTCACAACGCAAGAATTATACACATTACCGTTAGTGTTTGTTATGACAATGCTTCTTTTAACATCATCATTAACAAGTGTATACGCAATGTATCATTTAAAGAGTTTCAACTTCAAAAAAATGCAGTTATGGTTAGGTTTAACAGCATTATTAGGACTTGGATTCTTGATGTTAGAAGTGTATGAGTTCTCTCATTACGTTCAAGAAGGATTTACGTTTAGTAACAGTGCGTTCAGTTCCTCTTTCTTCACATTAGTAGGAACACACGGCTTCCACGTCGCAGTTGGTCTAGTATGGGTTACACTATTGATCTTCCGTAACTCCAAGCGTGGGTTGAACTTGTATAACGCAACTAAGTATTATACATTTTCACTTTACTGGCACTTCATTGACGTAGTTTGGGTATTCATCTTCACTGTAGTTTACTTGATGGGAGTGGTCGGTTGA
- a CDS encoding COX15/CtaA family protein: MVNSIEEGVSYLRYNRFLKWFGVASTIGMLAILLGGALVTKTDSGMGCGRHWPGCNGQLIPDVITAEVLIEFSHRLVTGSVGIFIVILAVWSWKALGHVRETKFLAFMAVFFLILQALIGAAQVLWGQGDFILALHFGISLLSFASVFLLTLLVFEVDQKFDADKIRIDQSLRFHTIGVTIYSYIVIYTGALVRHTNSGLVCSDWPLCRNNEFSLPNNMYEWIQMGHRSAAALIVVWIGFIAIKAIKQYRDQRVIYWGWIAAFGLVLAQATTGMIVVLTKLNLYFALLHSLFVTLLFGLLTYLVLLVSRSRLKK; this comes from the coding sequence ATGGTCAATTCAATAGAAGAAGGTGTTTCGTACTTGCGATACAACAGATTTTTAAAATGGTTTGGTGTAGCTTCTACAATTGGAATGCTTGCGATCTTACTTGGTGGAGCACTAGTTACCAAGACCGACAGCGGTATGGGCTGTGGAAGACACTGGCCAGGGTGTAATGGACAACTTATTCCTGACGTCATTACAGCAGAAGTATTAATTGAATTCTCACACCGGTTAGTGACAGGTTCGGTAGGTATTTTCATTGTCATATTGGCTGTATGGTCATGGAAAGCACTAGGTCACGTCCGCGAAACAAAGTTTTTAGCTTTTATGGCAGTATTTTTCTTAATTCTACAAGCATTGATTGGAGCAGCGCAAGTATTATGGGGACAAGGTGATTTTATCTTAGCCTTGCACTTCGGGATTTCACTCTTATCCTTTGCGTCAGTCTTCCTACTGACGTTATTGGTTTTTGAAGTGGACCAGAAGTTTGACGCAGATAAAATACGTATAGATCAATCATTACGTTTCCACACTATCGGCGTAACCATTTACTCATACATTGTGATCTATACCGGTGCTCTTGTTCGTCATACTAACTCAGGTCTGGTCTGTTCTGACTGGCCGCTGTGCCGAAATAACGAATTCAGTTTACCGAACAATATGTATGAATGGATCCAAATGGGTCACCGCTCGGCTGCAGCACTAATTGTTGTATGGATTGGGTTTATCGCGATCAAAGCCATTAAACAGTACAGGGATCAACGTGTCATTTACTGGGGATGGATTGCAGCATTTGGTTTAGTGCTTGCACAAGCAACAACAGGGATGATTGTCGTGCTGACTAAATTGAATCTCTATTTTGCATTGTTGCATTCATTATTCGTCACTTTACTATTTGGTTTATTAACGTATCTAGTTCTCCTTGTATCTCGCAGCCGATTGAAGAAGTAA